The Anolis carolinensis isolate JA03-04 chromosome 2, rAnoCar3.1.pri, whole genome shotgun sequence genome contains the following window.
CGAAACAAAGGGCAGCTTAATCCCAAGCACACTGAAATCTGCCAAGAAGCCTACGGATTCCAATCGGGAATGCTTCCAATTGGCGGCTTTATTCCTCTCCCCGCCAGGTTTTGTTTAGTCGTTTTCTCAGAAGTTGGAATTGGAACGTGGATTGTAGTCTCAAAAAGATATTTTGGGTCTTGGAAAGGGATGAGAAGCAAACTCTTATGAAAAAAATGGGCTCCACTCAGTCCTGGTAGCCAAAACaagttcctggggtgcatctagattgtataaaaatgcagtttgacaccactttgtttGCCATGGCAGGTGGCACAGgggagttaaacccttgtgccggcaggactgatgacctgaaagttgggttgctgacctgaaggttgccggttgccAACCCTGGGAAAGCGTGGATGagccccctctatcagctccagctccgtgaggggacatgagagaagcctcccacaaggatggtaaaaacatcaaaacatccgggagatccctgggcaacgtccttacagatggccaattctctcacaccagaagcgacttgacaaACCTATGACAGgaatcctcacaggttgtgaggtatattggaaactaggcaagggagatttaaatatctgtggaaggtccagggtgggataaggaactctcgtctgttggaggcaagtgtgaatgttgcaattgaccaccctgattagcattgaatggctttccagcttcaaagcctggctgcttcttgcctggggccATTcaatgagagaatgcttctggaacatggccatacagcctggaaaaccacaACAACTGTCTATACTGTTTGAAAGCactaactgccttggttcaatgctatgaaaattgggagttgtagttttactttcctcttctctgccaaagagtgctacaacgcccaggatttcatagcattgagccttgccagttaaagtggtgtcaaactgcattaagtataCAGTGTAGATAGTACACTCTCAGTGTAATCTAGAAGAGTTCTAGATTAACAGTTTAGTGTGACTGAACCAGGACCCAGGGTCTGCATTgtgtagaggtttgagtgttggtctaGATCAGGCTTTCAATGCCTGGCTGATGTGACCCTAGGTGAAAATGACACACTAGTATTTCGTAGAACACAGTCTTGCTAATAGCTGTATCATAATattcagagaagcctcccacaaagatagtaaaaacatcaaaacatcctggcgtcccctgggcaacgtccttgcagacggccaattctctcactccagaagcgactcaagttgctcctgacacggaaaaaaaataattcagaGTTGTCTGTCAGGAATTTCTACAGTTCCTTATTGTAATTTTGAATATGTCCCAACTCCAGGAGAAGCAATGAGCATGTAGCAAATACACAGATGTCCAGAGAGTAGCATGTatcaaagaaaggaggaaggcctTCGGATTTATGAAACCCTGCAGAAATGCCCCATCTACACCAACATTGAATGctgttcaaagctagcttcaaactggggCCGCCAGACAACAAACTTCCACAAAAGCTCAAGAAAGAGAGCTCTTGATGTGCACcattgctctgtggtttgtggaaTCACCATcctcaaattggttccaggatttcctaggtAATCACCCGCAcattgaaaccactttcttcaatatcagtttgaaattacattaaatggtcagtgtagatggggcctggaaTATTCACgcagatattccagactaacacaggCATGGCTTTGAGTTATGAAAATGATATCGGGGTAGCACAACTGATTAGGTTCCAGCTTATTATTTCCTCCTTTGATCTTCCCTTTTCAAGTTTCCTTAGGATTTTAATAGAAAACATCACATATAAGAgatgaataggtaaaggtaaaggtttcccctgacgttaagtccagtcatgtctaactgggggttggtgctcatctccatttctaagccgaagagcccgggtgtccgtagacacctccaaggtcatgcatgGAGCgcctgatctactcatatttgcatgttttcgaactgctaggttggcagaagctggagctaacagcgggcgtttactccgctcccggatttgaacctggggcctttcggtctgcaagttcaacagctcagcgctttaacacacttcgccaccggggctcatcaCCGAGATGAATAGCAGACACTTAAATAAGCAAAAAAGCGAATTAAAGGTGGAAGAGTTTCACTTTAATGTACAAGATACATTTAGAAATgttatcaaaaatattgtattccAGATCAGGCAGAGATCTTCATTGATTTTCTTCCTCTAGATTCAATCCAATATTTTACACAGAGGTGAGCTCATCTGATCCTAAACTGGAGTAATATCCCACTGGGTGTAAGACTGCTGTGTTGTCCAGGAACACagcaggaaaccatggaaatgaacaaaatgtggctagtagttttttttttaaaccctctaaaatcaggacagtaaataaagagcaatactcagaaaataggggaattccaggcatgaataaatcagggccagctaacacctcccaacaaaggatttccccaggcaagaagctgccaggctttgaagctgcaaggtcattcagtgctaatcaaggtggtccattgcaacattcacacctgcctccaacagacaagagttctttctcccaccctggacattccacagagatatcaaccccacttgcctagtttccaacagacctcacaacttctgaggatgcttgccatagatgtaaggaaaacatcaggaaagaatgcttctggaacatggtcatgcagcgtggaaaactcacagcaacccactggaaGATTGCTGCTGCCATTCATCCTGTATGCTACCAATAGGACAAACCCCTGAAATTCCTTGTGCTCTTAAATCCAAATAgcaaatggaggaggaggaggaggaggaggaggaggaggaggaggaggaggaggaggaggaggaggaggaggaggaggaggaggaggaggaggaggaagaagaagaagaagaagaagaagaagaagaaggaccaCCAGCCCAGGCCTATTCTATCACAAGATGCCTCTGATTCAGTACTGGACATGTTCAGAGACACTCCTGTCTTGATCAAAGGTTTTTAGTACATGATTCCAGGCttcagggtgcatctattctACATTGTACACTGAACAGTTTGACATCATTGTAATGGCCATGACCCAGTGCTattgaattctgggagatgtaccAGCACTATGTGGGAAAGAAGCCTAAAGACCTTTTGAAAGGAGAGGCCACTTTGACTGCAGCTCCCAAGATGTTTTCAAACTAGTAGGGATCATGCTTGTAGGGATAATGCTGACTGAGGGGATTCTGGAAGAGTTCTAAGAAACCTTTCCAAATTGTGCTTATTATGTTGTGCCAGCTCCCGCTCACTTCCGCTGACCATTGCCTCAATTTCTTCCCAAAGGAAGAAAGCCTTCCTTTCCTGAGCATTTGGACACTCTGGGCACTCTTCCAAACTGGAAGGGGAAGACTCCAAGGATGGATGAGGGACTGAAGAAGACCTCCAGATTGTATATTTTGCAAAATTATGAGAGGCCTGAAGCCAGAAGGTCTCCCTTTTGGGACTGGAAGTGCAGGGATCACACATTGATACTGGCAGACTGTAGGTGGGAGGCCGAAAAACTCACTGCAAAGTTGTAATCGTCCAATgtcactttaattgacatggcttCTTCACCCAATTTGTAATTTTGGGAGGGACTTCCTTGTTAGACCGCCCTAGTCCACGCTCCTGCACGTATTAGCAGAGACACCCAGCAATCTACACGTCTCAAGAGCCCATAGGGTGAAGGCCTAAAATCCAACTAATTGGGAATAGCAACTGGATTGAAGGTTTTGATATTTGCTGGGCAAGTTGCCTTTTAGCACCGTGGTTCTCAGActgtggggccccagatgttttgaccttcagctcccagaaatcctaacagctggtaagctggcaaaaaaacaaacaaacaaacaaacaagggaccccaggttgagaaccactgttttagcatgTGCAGAAGCTTTCAGTTTAGGAGAGTCAAACTGATGTCATCCTATTTGTTTATTTTCAGACAGAAGAACGGTCTGATGACCTCCAGGCTTTTCGTGGTttcccccaaatgttttgatttCAAAATATTCATTTCAAAGATGGGAAATGTCCTTTTGTTGATGTTGtagttatagagttggaagagggaaAGGCTTGCAAAGTCGAAGCTGAAAACAGCGATAGATACACAGGTGGAGACTTGGTTGGTATCATCTGACCGTCTGGAAACAGAATCTCGAAATTGTTACGTTAGAAACCTTCCAGCGGATACAGAAGTAGAGAAGCGACTGCTGGTCTTTTTATTGGCCTAAGGTTGCgtttacattgtagaataaatgcaacttgactccactttaactgctatggctcaattctaAGGCATCATGagggttttagtttggtgagacactagcactctCATGATTCAATAACATTGGGCCACTacggttcaagtggtgtcaagctgcattcattctacagtgtcgaTGCCCcctaagaagaaagaaaaaggcagaAACTGCTAGGGAAACATGGGAGAATGAGTACCTACCTAACCAGGAAGATACATGTATCACAATGATGCTGGCCTGGTccaaataattggtttccagttTATTATTTCCTCCAGTCGATCTCCCCCTTTCACACTTCATTAAGTTTTCAAGACAATGTGCTGAGTTTCATCCCTGAACTGCACTagtctcttgtgtcatcaagtttcctgtcctcaatgagtagctaggtcAGAGACAGGGCTAAGTtgagggattcctttccccacattcctatgcatgtctCCCAAAAGGGCGAAGCTTATTCCAGATCCTCATAGGTaaatttctgctggttatgaagtttacttctaGTACTCTGCTAGAATCACCCCAACTGggggttattttgagcctaacacAGATTCCCCAACACAAAGCACGACCAGACAATTACATTGGACAAACAGCAACTTTGGGCTCAACAGAGTttaactggatctacactgccatataaaacggAGTAGAgtcaggatccttccacacagccatataacccagaatatcaagacagataatccacaatatctgctttgatgtgggttatctgagtccacactgccatataatccagttcaatgtggattttatacagctgtgtggaaggggcctcagatacgTTCAGGCTTGCTATCCAACAAGGATTATGTTCTAGACCTTTCCCAATCACAAGCGAGCTTTCCATCCTCTCTTTAGCCCACACAGAGAAGTTCAAAAATGGTGCCCACTTCTTCCTGAGACCAGGCAGGGATCTTCACTGATTGTCTTCCTCTTGCTTCAGTCCAACATCCTGCACAGCTGCCAGTCCAACATTGGCGCAGACTGGTACTAAACCAACCGAAGCGACCTCCCGCTGGGTGTTGGGGTTGCCTCCATTCTCTCCTTTTGCTCTAGATCTGTTGAAACAAGCGGCTTCCCCTGAAGATCAAGGGCCGCCTGGGGTGATCAAGCGGCGAGAGTGGATTCAAACCCAGCTGTTCTAGTCTTGTTCGCTTCCGGTCTGGGCCACGCCATATATGCAGAATGTCTCCATATTTATATACTACAACATGCCCTGAAAATACATCTAGGCAAAAGGAACTACCACCATAGTAAAAATCTAgggatgtgtctacactgcagaataaatgcagtctggcactactttggctgccatggctctatgctagggactctgggagttgtggttttacaagacctttagacttctctaccaaagagtgtctcagaaaactacacctcccaggactGCATAACATGGAACcagggaagttaaagtggtgcaaaactgtgttaattctacagtgtagatgcaacctagggCGGAGGCAAACCAGCTCGCAATTGTAGATAAACcccaataaaagtaataataattattaataattaataatagtaataattagtaattattaataataagtaataacaaTTCTAATTATTAATTGGTAATATTTATTgttaatgattaataataataaaatgggtaataatattatttagtaataaataataataataataataataataataataacaataataataataaggctatcGTTTCTTTAATTCCTCCTGCCAACTGAAGttagacctattgaatcaatgtGATTTAGTTTCCTTCCCCGAATATATAGCCCTCCCTCTTCTTACCTCACGAGGCTCCAGGGGGCTTCCTTTTGAAGAGACACAGGAGGGTCATCCTGGGAAGGAAAGAGATCCTTCTGCGCCTTCCAGTCCCATTGAGGGCAACTGACCCCTAAGGAGGCAGGGCTACTGCCACGTTTGTGTCCACGCCTGCATTTACTTCCTCTAGCCACTCTCTGGAGACACCACGCATTTCTTAAGCAAGGATGACTCAGGGGCAGTTTAGCCAGCCCCTTCCTGTGCAATATATCCAATAACGCCTGAGATTCGTTGTCCATCCAAGGTGGAAAAAGATTttttgtctgaggcaagtgtgaatatttcagttggccaccttgatgagcactgaatagcctttcagtttcaaaacctggctgcttcctgcccgggggatcctttgttgagaggtgttagctggccctgattgtttcatgcccggaattcccctgttttttagtgttgttctttatttactgtcctgattttagaattttttaaaatactagtagccagattttgttcatcttcactgtttcctcctttctgttgaaattgtccacatgcttgtggatttccatggcttctctgtgtagtctgacatggtggttgttagagtggtccagcatttctgtgttctcaaataataggctgcatccaggttggttcatcaagtgttctgctatggctgacttctctggctgagtgagtctgcagtgcattTCATGTTCCCTGATTCGTGTCTGGGCTTTGCTGCTGCATtcggtggtccctatgtagatttgtccacagctgcatggtgtacggtagacttctgcataggtgagaggatccctcttgtcctttgttgaaggtagcatttgttggattttcttagtgggtctgtagataggttgtgtttctttatcagcttccctatgcggccaGTTGATGTATGGCAAAAACcttttttcctctgggtggatctttgtcttttctctcctggcttgttcttggccttacagctcctctgatgtctgtggtggagtctccattggcctgtagagcccagtttggtggttcagttcaccttggaggaggtggggttcacagattctttgtgcaggTCTTCCGGGGGTGTAATAGTGattctttttttgacttgggtgatggttggagcttTGTAGGAATCTGtcagtgtgtgtaggttttctgtaagctgtgtggcccaattgtggaCTGGGTTTGCGGAttactaggacatctagaaatggcagctttccttccttttctttttccatggtgaattggatgtttgggtggatgctgttgaggtggtccaggaacttgttgagttcttcttctccatggctccaaatggtgaaggtgtcatccacaaatctttggaggcttttaagcagaggctggatggctatctgttgggggtgctttgaatgcgatttcctgcttcttggcccatgaggtctcttccaactctatgatcctaaaTCTGAAtcatatagtgggcttttttggtgcttGTTTTTCTAAGTGTTCCacgtagaaatttgctatgatggggtggtccagcatttctatgacCTGAGTGGTAacgtttctgtgttctcaagtaatatggccatacagcctggaaaactcacagcaacccagagacaactttccccatgtttttatgataggaccAAAACCAACTAGGAAATGACGTGTGTAACCCAGGCACAAAAATCGTGttgtatagtagtagtagtagtagtgtcatatatggcaatgtagactcatataatgcagtccaatgtGGCTGGGGCCCCAGatggttttttttccgtgtcaggagcaacttgagtcgcttctggagtgagagaattggccatctgcaaggacgttgccccaggttaccatccttgtgggaggattctctcatgtcccagcgtggagctggagctgatagagggagctcatccacactctccccaggtgggattcgaacctgccagcattcaggtcagtaacccaaccttcaaagtcacttagtccactacgccatctgggggctccgcccCAGATGGTGATGAGGGTCTTGAGGGCTTTTGTGGAAGCTGGCTTGGAAGTGCATCAAATGGTCTGTGCGGATGGGACCTCCTCCTCTTCCCGCCCCTCCCCTCCTGCTCTGGCCCCTCCCCTCGGGCAGGGAGGGCATCAAAGCCGCGCCGCCCTATAAAGCCCCCGAGGGGCCCGGAGCCcaaggagagagagagcgagcggcGGCGAGAAGGCAGGCGGCTAGGCCAGGCCAGGCCGGGCCAGGAGGAGACGGGGCCGAGCCCATGGGCCGCTAGCGCCGCTGGCCGCCATGAACGTGGTGGGGGGCTACCACCCGCTGCTGCACGAGGCGCCCTTCCTCTTCGGGCCCCCGCACccgcaccccccacccccgccgcACCCGCACCCCCCTCCTCCTCCGGGATGGCTGCTCAGCGCCACCGGCCTCTCCCCGCCCGCGCCGCCCCCGGACCTGGGCTGCTCCCCGGCCTCGTCCTTCGGCCCCGCGGAGGAGCTGCCGGGGAGGCGCAGGGGCCCCGCGGGAGGAGCAGCGCCGCCCGTCCCCTCAGCCGCGGCAGCCCCCTCCCTGGCGGGTCCCCCGCCCCACCCGCCTCGCAAGGAGCGCCGCCGGACGGAGAGCCTCAACAGCGCCTTCGCCGAGCTGCGCGAGTGCATCCCCAACGTGCCCGCAGACACGAAgctctccaagatcaagacgctGCGCCTGGCCACCAGCTACATCGCCTACCTCATGGAGGTGCTGGCCAAGGACGGGCCCCTCGCCGCCGGCGCCGAGGCCGGGTTCAAGGCCGAGCTCAAAAAGGCCGAGCCCCGCCACCATcaccccgccgccgccgccgccgacgCCCCCGCCAAGAGGAAGCGAGAGACGCAGGTAACCGAGGAGGAGGGGGGGCGGAGAAAGGCCCTCTGCACGCCCTCAGGGGCACCCTcgctgggaaggaaggaaggaaggaaggaaggaaggaaggaaggaaggaaggaaggaaggaaggaaggaaggaaggaaggaaggaaggaaggaaggaaggcaggcaggcaggcaggcaggcaggcaggcaggcaggcaggcaggcaggcaggcaggcaggcaggcaggcaggcaggcaggcaggcaggcaggccgctCGCTCCGGGTCACAGAGTTTAAGAAATCggctagttcaggcatgggcaaacttgggccctccaggtgttttggacttcaactcccacaattcctaacagccggtagggcccaagtttgcccatgcctggactagatagACAGGGCACACAGAATATGTAGATCGATAGTATCCATTTACTCAGGTCAAAGTATGTTATATTTTGTGCATGTATGCATTATGCTTTATGTATCCTCATGGCCCTGCTAGTTACTGCATAGCTACAGCGATGGGGAAGCTGGTTTCAGTGTGATATATAACATACAGAGTAAATTGATACTTAATTGTcgcattgtaaaatcaaacctaTCAGTTTTGCAGAGCAATTGTTTCTCTTTCAGATGATACTATTCACAAGCATATTCAGCTAGACGCTTTTTTAAATAATTGGCTTTGAACTTTGGTAGATTTTACCATTTGCATGGAAAGTGCCAAATTTGAAAAGATCCTGCAGGGCGGTTATAGATGCTGCTAGTTGCAAATTTGACAGTATTGTGTCCAGCATAAGCATAATGCTTGGTCAACATTTCAAGTCCGTATCTTGGTTTGCATcttctggtttttgtttttgtttgtttgtttgtttgtttgttttttgggttttttgcactgcaaggaagatatgtgcagtgtgcataggaatttgttaattTTTTCAAGCTGTAGTCCGTCCCCCCTAACAGCCTGAAGGGCTGTGAactggcctctgcttaaaaggtttgaggaaccCTGGATATGAACGGGAAGGAAACTTTGCCCAGGTGAAGGAAATTTTTGTAAGTTCCAGTCTTCCATTTGTCTTCAATGGGCAAAGCCACCGATATGGTTCTGCAAGGAATTCTGCCACCTGAAGGGATGTTCTTTCCTTAGGAAAAAAAtagagtagttctcaaccttgtAGTCCAAGGTTGGCACAGAAAACTGGTTAGAATTTTCCTCCACATCCTATTTTTTATGTGACTGGAATAGCTGGGGTTTTGTTTCTTCTGGAGTAAAAGAGTTTTTTTTCTAGTCAGTCCTGGTTAGCACTTGAATGGAAGCTCTGAGTTGAAGACCTGATGCTGTAGGCCAGGCATGGCACAAACTGTAGgcaaggcctgggcaaacttgggccctacaggtgttttggacttcaactcccacaattcctaacaccctcaggccccttcctttcccccctcagccatttaagcacatgcacacacaaacctGTAAAATTCCTAGAGGCAAAttaggtacacacacacacacaatcccagCATGGGTTTGCCATCTCTGTGAGGTGGAGTATTTTttcagggggagggggggtgctACCACAGCCTCTACCTTTAGACAGAGTGAAGTGGCTGCCACAAGACAGCCAATCATTGGTTATATATAGTTGTCATTACTGTAATTGTAATCTTAATATGAGCCACAACAACCTATTTTTCACAATTCTGCATGCACAAGGCCCCATTTGAGGCTTTGACTCAGAGGAAGGATGGGGTCTATCTTGGTTGATTTTGTTGAACCCCTTTACTCGGGAATATGTGGTTGGataggaaagccttccaaatacaTTTATCGGATTGGTTGTTTGGAATTGACAACATGAAAGATGTGATGTTCCAGGAAGAAGAATCAAAAGTGCTTCTAATCCTCTGGAATTCAGTTTGCACAGATCCCTGAACTGGATCCAGATTCAGAGCCCTATgggctatgattccacttcagctTCAATAGCCACATCCCATGGGATCCTGGATAGTTTCTTGTTTGGGCCTGCACTACACTTCTCTGGTGAGAATTCCCTCAGTGTGCCTTTGAGTCTCCTGTCAATTTAAGGCAACCTTATAATGTCATCCAATTTTCGTAGGCAAGGTATCCTTGGGAATGGTCTGTCATCACCTATCTCTGAAATATAAGTACTGTTCCTGATGTTGCTTGGTAGTCCAACATCCAAGTAGTAACCAAGTTtggtcctgcttatcttccagGATGGGATCTTTCAAGATATTCTAAATAGGATGGATCCACTGCAGTTAGTGGAATTATAGTGTTTTAAGTAGGCATATGTGTTATGAACTCCTTGATATCAGtgggaataaataaatgcctGCATTTGCATTAGGCATGGCTTGCAACTGCTCCCAATGGGTTTCTTTtgggcccaggcctcagcctgcAGATGGTGGAGGAAGCACTGCTCCTGCCTGAGAAGCCAAGGCATCCTTGGCTGCTGCTTgtttggaaacaaaacaaaacagttgtCTTAGTTGGTGGTCATTTGTATGGGAATATTTTTAtttagaaacaaagcaaaagTGTTTTACAGTCAGAGCTGCCAGACAGGTTACATTTCCTCAATTTATTACTTTTGTTTCATATTCTCCTTTTTAAAGATGCAGATTTGATAATGTTTAGTGCTTGGATAGCAAAAGCAGTCTTCATTTTATTCCCTTCTTCAAAAAGTCCAATGATTCAAGCAAGCTTGAAATGTGAAATGCTATTGTGTTCACAGTAGTCTTTTTAGTCTGGGTTGCAAACTCAGCTTTTCTTTACCATATCATGACTGAATCAGCAGTTGTGGACTAAAATGTAAAACATGCCTTTGTGGACTAAAATGTAAAACATGCCTATTGCCCATGTGAATTATGTGCTTCACAACTGAAGGACTACAATACACACACCACCCCAATAGGAGAATTAAATCCAGGTTGCAGGGAAAGGATCCAAAGCTAAGCATGACTAAATCTGGATCCCGTTTCTTGCATGAAGCTGAGGTCATATCTCTAGTCTTTTGAAATAACACATATATgcacattatttttttaattggaaaCATATCTGAGGAGGGCACTTATTGAACTTAGCTTGGTATACATTTACCTTATCTATGCATTGTATGTCTTGTCCttgtgtaaaaaggcattgaatctttgcctatatgtgtactgtaatccactctgagtccccctggggagataaagtggaatataaataaagtgcgtTATTAAATGTTCTTAAGGTGGTGGTTTCATGCCTCAGGCTGGAATACGATTGGTGCCCCATTTAGAGTGGACCCATTAAATTAATGGGATTTATTAATGTGTTGACCCATTTAGTAATCTATTGTACTTCAACTGGAACTAGCTGGGAATCAGGCCAAAATGTGCCATTGCCTCCACTGTGTGAatcaacttcggccctccaggtattttggacttctgttaggaattgtgggagttcggCAGAGGGCCTGGTAGGAGGTCTTTTCTGACTGGGTCTAAGAGGCAGAGAGAAGGTGGGAAAACTCAGAACAAGTTGCCTAGAAAAATTTTGGGCCTTCATTTTGTGGGAATGGCcctgcacacacacagacattttCCATGGGAAAGGCTACACCTTATAAATGCCTTTTTGTAGAATATTGTCCCAGCACATCCATTTTTTCAATCTACACCAAATATTCCATCTGGTCAGATTAGATATAAAATTGTCCCCTTCCCATTTAATTTTGTAATCCAGTCCTCAAAATGTTGTTCACCCCTCTAGATCTCTTCTGGAAGCTCCAGGGCCTCAGTTCTTAATGACATGTTTCTTGAGTTTTCCTTCCAAGTAAATAGGAGAAGACCTTTGCTGCAGGCCTGAATTTTTCTTGCAACTTCTGCCTTGTATATATCTGCATGATGGGTGTCTTTCActcccattacag
Protein-coding sequences here:
- the hand1 gene encoding heart- and neural crest derivatives-expressed protein 1 yields the protein MNVVGGYHPLLHEAPFLFGPPHPHPPPPPHPHPPPPPGWLLSATGLSPPAPPPDLGCSPASSFGPAEELPGRRRGPAGGAAPPVPSAAAAPSLAGPPPHPPRKERRRTESLNSAFAELRECIPNVPADTKLSKIKTLRLATSYIAYLMEVLAKDGPLAAGAEAGFKAELKKAEPRHHHPAAAAADAPAKRKRETQPPEGVFAPSMSHGEKRLKGRTGWPQQVWALELNQ